A stretch of the Ctenopharyngodon idella isolate HZGC_01 chromosome 14, HZGC01, whole genome shotgun sequence genome encodes the following:
- the stard14 gene encoding START domain containing 14: MSRGSGIIPDESMFNEFKRQCLSTENWLNKYDKNDMEVWVEVAPLSTSTSNKGNLAKVHKIKCRMNIKDVSAAAMYDVLHDSQYRKSWDPTMLESFDIARLAHNADVGYYSWLCPKPLKNRDVVTLRSWQVSENEYVIINFSVKHPKYPPRKDLVRAVSLLTGYLIKPTGPNSCTFTYLSQADPRGSLPKWVVNKASQVLAPKVLRSVHKAGQSYPAWKAANSPDHKPWLYPIQSELPMMDPAELSIQRGDSLENVDESSSRDVQENEDSS, encoded by the exons ATGTCTCGCGGTTCGGGAATCATTCCAGATGAATCCATGTTTAATGAGTTCAAAAGACAATGCTTGTCTACCGAGAATTGGCTTAACAAGTATGATAAGAATGACATGGAGGTCTGGGTCGAAGTGGCCCCTTTATCTACTTCTACAAGCAACAAAGGGAACTTAGCAAAAGTGCACAAAATCAAG TGTAGAATGAACATAAAGGATGTATCGGCTGCCGCCATGTATGACGTGCTTCATGACAGTCAGTACCGGAAGTCTTGGGACCCTACGATGCTTGAGAGTTTTGACATCGCTCGTCTGGCTCACAATGCTGATGTGGGCTACTATTCAT ggctgtgtccgaaaccCTTGAAGAACAGAGATGTTGTGACTCTGCGCTCATGGCAGGTGTCTGAAAATGAGTATGTGATCATTAACTTCTCAGTGAAACATCCG AAATATCCCCCACGAAAGGATCTGGTAAGGGCCGTTTCCCTTCTGACGGGATACTTGATCAAACCAACGGGGCCCAACAGCTGCACTTTCACATACCTCTCACAAGCTGATCCCAGAG gGTCTCTTCCAAAGTGGGTTGTCAACAAAGCATCTCAGGTCCTGGCTCCAAAA GTCTTAAGAAGTGTTCATAAAGCCGGTCAGAGCTACCCTGCATGGAAAGCAGCAAATTCTCCTGATCATAAGCCGTGGCTGTACCCCATACAGAGCGAACTGCCCATGATGGATCCAGCAGAGCTGTCCATCCAGCGTGGAGACTCGCTCGAGAACGTGGATGAGAGCTCATCCAGGGATGTTCAAGAGAACGAGGACAGCAGCTAA
- the pdzd11 gene encoding PDZ domain-containing protein 11 codes for MDQKIPYDDYQLPVVFLPSYESPPAWIPPQERIHHPDYNNELTHFLPRTIVLKKPPGAQLGFNIRGGKASQLGIFISKVVPDSDAHRAGLQEGDQVLSVNDVDFQDIEHSRAVEILKTAREILMKVRYFPYNYQRQKERTVH; via the exons ATGGACCAAAAGATTCCATACGATGACTATCAACTGCCAGTAGTGTTTCTTCCATCCTATGAGAGCCCCCCTGCATGGATCCCTCCACAAGAG AGGATACATCATCCTGACTATAACAATGAGCTCACTCATTTCCTACCTCGCACTATAGTCTTAAAAAAGCCCCCTGGAGCACAACTGGGCTTCAATATCCGTGGAGGAAAGGCCTCGCAACTTGGTATATTTATTTCAAAG GTGGTCCCAGATTCAGATGCACATAGGGCAGGACTACAAGAGGGTGATCAGGTGCTTTCTGTCAATGATGTGGACTTTCAAGACATTGAGCATTCAAGG GCTGTGgagattttaaagacagcaAGAGAGATTTTGATGAAGGTCCGATACTTCCCTTATA ATTACCAGCGGCAGAAGGAGAGGACTGTACACTAG